In the genome of Meles meles chromosome 2, mMelMel3.1 paternal haplotype, whole genome shotgun sequence, one region contains:
- the LOC123937206 gene encoding eukaryotic translation elongation factor 1 epsilon-1-like: MSAAAELKLLEKSLGLSKGNEYSAQGERQIPVLQTNNGPSLTGLTTIAAHLVKQANKEYLLGSTAEEKAIVQQWLE, translated from the coding sequence ATGTCGGCGGCCGCCGAATTGAAGCTGCTGGAGAAATCCCTGGGGTTGAGTAAAGGGAACGAATACAGCGCTCAGGGCGAGCGCCAGATTCCAGTTCTTCAGACAAACAATGGTCCAAGTCTAACAGGACTCACTACTATAGCAGCTCATCTTGTCAAGCAGGCCAACAAAGAATATTTGCTGGGGAGCACTGCAGAAGAAAAAGCAATCGTTCAGCAGTGGTTGGAATAG